GTAATTTTTTCAAAGTTTTTCCAAGATGAGAATCGTCGCCAAACAAAAGAATTTTTTCTATTATCCCAAGCAAGATTTTACTTTGTTCAATTACTTCATTTTCTACTCGACCATTCCAAAAAATTGGTAATCCGCACTTATGTGGTTGTGATCGTACTTGTATTTTTAGTTTTTATGGGATTAGGTACGGAATTTTTACCCGAATTGGATGAAGGTGCCATCAATTTTAGATGTAAATTACCAACGGGAATCCATTTAGACAAAACTGCAAACGTTGCAAATTTATTACGAGATGCGGTGAGTGAATTTCCTGAAGTTAAAGTTGTGATCACTCAATCAGGAAGAAATGATGATGGAACAGATCCTTTTGGTCCAAATCGCATTGAAGGCCTCATTACATTGGAAGATTATTCCAAATGGAAAACAGTTCATTCAAAAGCAGAAATGTTAGAAGTTTTAAAGGAACGATTTGAAAAATTAGTTCCTGGTGCAAAATTCAGTTTTTCTCAACCAATTTTGGATAATGTTGCAGAAGCGGTAACAGGATCAGCTGCTGATTTGTCTGTTCAAATCTCAGGAAGGGATGTTGCCGTATTATGGCAAAAAGCAAATGAAATTGAATCCGCCTTAGAAAAGTTAGAAGGTGTTTCAGCCATAGGAATTGAACAAGAAGGTCCCAATACAGAACTAAGTATCGCCATTGATAGAGAAGCAGCGGCAAGAGCAGGAATTAATTTTTCAGACATCCAAGATATCACCGAAATGGCAATTGGAGGAAAAGAAATCAGCAAATTGTATTTGGATAATCATATTTATAACATAACAGTTCGGTATCCTGAAGAATATAGAACATCTGTTAACTCAATCGGAAATATCAATATCAAAAGTAAATACGAAAGTAAATATCCACTCTCTTCTGTTGCAAGATTGGAATTGAAGGAAATGCCAGCTAAAATTGCCAGAAAAAATGGAAATCGAATGGTTTCTGTTTGGATTAACATCGAAGGCAGGGACCAAGGTGGATTTGTAAATGAAGCAAAAAAGATTGTGACAAAACAAATCAAATTGCCAGCGGATGTCGAAATTGATTGGGGAGGACAATTTGAAAACCTAACTAGGGCAAGTAAGCGACTTATGGTTGCCGTTCCTCTAACATTTGTTATTATACTTTTTATCTTATATTTAATGTTTCATAATATCTCTGATAGTTTACTTGTAATGTCTAGTATCCCGGTTGCAGCACTCGGAGGGCTCTTTTTTCTTTTTTTAAGAGGGATGCACTTTAATGTTTCGTCTGGAGTTGGACTCATTTCGTTATTTGGTATTTCCATTATGGGTGGGGTATTATTTGTCTCAAATTTTAATCATGCTAAAGAAAATAGAGAGATTAAAAATGAATCTGATTTAAAGGAATTAATATCGCACGTTTCTGAAATTCAGTTTCGGCCCAGATTTTTAACATTAACAACAGCAATCATAGGTTTATTACCAGCTATGCTTACTAATGAAATTGGGTCTGATATCCAACGACCTATGGCAACAGTGATTGTGGGTGGATTATTGTTCACTTTGATCATTGGAAACTTCACAATCCCTCTACTTTGTTATTTAAGTGAACAGAGAAAATTACTTCATGCGAAAAATTAATTTTTATCAGATTAAAAGGCGATTATTACAATTGTTGATTGTATCTGTTATTTGTTATCCTCTTTATGCGAATGATAAATTAAAAAAAGAATTCAGTTTTGACCAAGCAATTCAATATGCGCTTGCAAATAACAAACAAGTTACCATTGCAAAGTTTGAAATTGAGTTTACAAAAGCAGATCGGATCACTGCTGGTTTACGGCCAAATCCTTTTTTGAATATTGTTGCCGATGTTTTACCATTTAATCCAACTTCAAAACAATTTGATCCAAATCGAAATCAATATGGTGTTAGTTTAGGTTTTGTGATTGAGACTGCTAACAAACGGGAAGAAAGGATCAACGTTGCCAACAAAAGATTAAAAATGGACGAGTTGGTATTTTTGGAAACTTTGCGAAAAATATCAATTGCCACTGGCAATTTATTTATAGCAACACTTGCAGCAAGGGAACGTTATCTCTTAGCGGAAGAAAATTATAAAAATTTAGTGAATATCGTTGAAATTAACAGAATCAGATTTAAAAAAGAAGACATTTCTAAATTAGAATTATTGAGATCTGAAGTTGCACAAGATCAATATGCAGTTGCTAGAGTATCTGCACAGGTTGAATATATTAAATTAAAAAACGAACTGATTGTATTTCTTGGTTTAAATCCAAGCGAAATTGATATTGTGTTATCTGGAAATTTGGATTCGTTAAAACTTTTACCACAAATTGATGCTAACCAATTATTAAAATTAGCAACTGAAGGAAGGCCTGATTATCTTGCATTAGTAAATGCGGAAGACATTGCATTGGCAAATATGAAACTGCAAAGAGCAAATGCAGTACCAAACTTTAGCATTCTATTTGATTCACTCGTGCAACAAAACCAATATATGTATGGAATGTCTGCTAATTTGGAATTACCTGTATTCTCCAGAAACCAAGGAGAAATTGCAAAAAGTGAATCAGCCAGAAAACAAGCTGCCATATTTCGAGAAGAGTTATATTTAAACTTAGCAAAAGAAATGGCCATTACAGAAGAAGAAATCAAGGTAAGATTTGAAGCACTCGAACAAATGAGACAAATTTCATTATTAAAATCTCAACAAGCAGTCAAAATTGTAGAGTTAGCATATAAAGGTGGAGGCTCCACCTTACTAGAGTTTTTGGATACTACTCGATCCTATAATGAAACAAAATTAAAATACATTGATGCCTTAGTGGAATATGAAAAAGCTCTGTTAAATCTAAAATATATTACTGGATTTGATTATGAACCAAATTGATTCTTTGGAAAAAATCCATCAATGATTGATGATGGATTTTTTTGTAATCATAATTCGGGCATTTATTGGATAAGATGGATTCATTTAGGATCTTTTTGATTTCATTTTGTTTGTTAAAAGGAAGAGAAAGGGTTTTACCTTTTGAATCGTGGTGGATGAATGAGTCTAAAGATTATGAAAATTGAATATTTTACTAAATGGGAAAAAGACTCCCATTTAATCATCACTCGATTGACTGGTTTTGTAACAGAGCTAGATGTAAAAGAATGGGAAATTGGATTAAAACAAGTGTTTCAAGATTTACCGAAGGGAACCAAGTTTAAAATGTTTGTCAATTTTCATGGTTTAAGCCCTAGTTCGGTAACAGCTCATAAATCGTATCGAGATGTAATTCCACTTCTACTCAGTCAGTATGGATGGAGGATTGGGTATTTGGATTTGTTTGAAGAGGCCAATGATTTGACCATTTCCAAAACCAATGAAAGTGAATGTTATTTAGCCGTACATTGCCACCAAGATGGATATAAAATCCAAGAGTATGAAAGAAGATTCGGAAAGGAAAATGAACATTTTTACGAAGATCCCATTTTCTCTGAAGCTTGGATTCGAAGTTATGAATACCCAACACTAGTCTCTTCTTAAAGGAACTAAAAATGAAACTGAATGTAAGAATGCCAAACAATTTTAAAATTGCCTATCAAAAAGAAATCCAAAACTATAAGGATAGTTTGTCACAAAACAATGATTTGGCTGCATGGAGATTTTTGGAAAGGGCACATATCATTGGACAATATTTTCCAGTTCCTCATACTGGAAGCCATTTCCGAATGTTTCTTTTTGGAATTCGGAAAGGAGATCTAAAAGAAGTTTATGGTCAATTCATACGTATGGTCTTTGGTTGGATTGGGAGTTTGTTCAACCGAATTCCTGTCGGAAATACAGGCAGTGCATCAGTTCCTATATTTGCCCCCATGCCAATCCCTGATGATTTACGTTCCCTTCTTCAGAATGCAGATACCGAAGCTAAAGGTCTCTCTGGATTCAAAGAATAATTAATTTCATTCACAAGTTTTTACTTTTCTGCGATTAGTAAAAATAAGGAAGCATCTTCGTTCATAAACACTTTTTTTTCTTCTAAGATGACTTTTGAGTTCACAGTTTGATATCCAATAGTTTTTAAGATGGATTCCAATTCTCCTAGTAGGAATCCACTATGAATTTTTGGATGTGATACCTTTTCATTTTTACAAAAATCAACAATGAATAATTTTCCATTCGGATTTAAATGGTCATATAAAATTTTTAATATCGATTGAGTATCTGGTATGTGTAGAAGTACCAAAGACATAAGGATGTTGTCCACAAAAAGAGTTTTGTCCAGAACCAAATCGGAAGGGAACATTGTATGTGCATTTTTGATACCTTGTGATTTGATTTTGAAATTTGACACTTCCAACATAGAAGGGGAGTCGTCACATAAAATGACTTGTTTGTAATGGGAACAAAGTGGGATTCCCAAAAGTCCAGTCCCACATCCAAAATCTAACAATGAACTTTCAATTGTATTGTGAAGGAAAGGTTCTAATTTACCTAAAATTTGTTTTGCCAATTGGATACGATCATTGGTATCGTATTGTTTGGCCATATGTTCAAAAACACTTTGTTCCATAATGATTCTGTTTAGACCGACATTTGTTTCTTGTTGAATTCTTGGAATACAACATTTCTCTAAAAATTCACCATCATTCCCAAATACATTCCACGCAGACGATCAAAGTTTTCTGATTTTTTTGGTACATTCATTTCCCAATCGCCAATGACGGAAGGGTTTTGTGAACCGATGTTCGCTGTGGTCCGGCTGAATTGAACTTCGTTGTAATCTAGATAAGAGAACTTCGACACGATCATATTATAACCCACAAAAAATTTCATATTAGAATGGAAGGAATAAGAGAGAGATCCATCCCATTCATAACCTCTAAAGATTCCTTCTGTGCCAGCTGTGGACAAGGAATATTGGAAACGGTCTTCCATCAAGTTTGGTTGTTTGAAAAATCGAGTACCTTGTGTGTAAAATACATCCATTGTTAGGTGGAGTGCCAAATCTTGGCTGAGTTGGTAGACTGATTGGACAGAGGCTTGCGGACCATACGTAAAAAAATATTCTTTAAAAGTACCTTGTCCAAGGTAGTTTCCATAGAGGTAGCGGTTGATATTCCGAACCCCACCTCCCAGATACAATTTCCAATCTTTTGCGGGTAAAAATGTTTGGTAAAGGTTCAGTTCAAATTCAGACCTTGCCATGGGTGATAGATAAAATCGTGATAAGTTTCCTCCTTGTGCGGACTGTTGGAAGAGTAGGGTGTTTGCGTTTACAATTTCTATTTCAAAATAAGAAAGATCCACTTTGAATCTTTTCTCAACGTTTTCATAACTGAATACAAAAGGAATGAGAACCTTCCCATTTTCTTTGAGTGTAGTACTCGAACGAGTGGGAACTATGGATTCATTTTTATCCGTGAGAGAGGTGTATTCGTAAGGAAGGTATTGGTAGGTCTGTCGTTTTAAAAGCAAACTCCATTCTGATTTTTTGTTTTTTCCTTCTTGTAAGGAAGGTTCCATTTCTCTTCCTTCTGCAAAAACCATTGAAGAGACAGAAACAAGGAATAGATAAATTAGGTTCTGTTTCATTTTCCATTGTTATAGACTGATTTTGGAAATTGGAAACGATTTTTTCCCTTCGGATTTTCCACTTTCGCCTTGATGTTTCTAACAGTGGTGGCAAAAATTCATTTACGAAACGAGGAATCCCGCGAAATTAGAAGTTATAAATAGAGGTTTCCATGCCAGATTTTTTTTACGCCGATCCTTTCCCTTTAAAAGAAGACACCACTGAATACAAATTATTAACAAAAGATTTTGTAAGCACTGTCCCCTTTGGTGATAAAGAAATTCTAAAAGTGGAACCAGAAGGCCTTACCTTCCTTGCGGAAAAAGCAATGGAAGATGTTTCTTTTTATCTAAGAACAGCCCACCTTGAAAAAGTTCGCAAAATTTTAGACGACCCAGAAGCAACACCAAATGATCGTTTTGTGGCAATGGCACTACTTAAAAATGCAGTGATTGCGGCAGACAAACAACTTCCCTCCTGCCAAGATACAGGAACAGGCATTGTCATGGCAAAAAAAGGGGAATATGTCATCACAGGTGGGGATGATGCAGAGGCACTTTCTCGTGGGATTTATAATACCTATGTAAACCGCAACCTTCGTTATTCGCAAGTTGTCCCGCTTACCATGTATGAAGAAGTGAATTCTGGTTCCAATTTACCAGCTCAAATTGATATTTACTCAACTCCGGGTGATAAGTATAGTTTTCTCTTTTTGGCAAAAGGCGGTGGTTCCGCTAACAAAACTTATCTTTTCCAAGAAACAAAAGCATTACTCAATCCAACATCCCTCGAAAAATTTATAGCTGATAAAGTATCAAACCTTGGTACAGCAGCTTGTCCTCCATATCATATAGCAGTCGTCATTGGCGGAACTTCTGCTGAAGCAAATTTAAAGACCGTAAAACTTGCATCAGCTGGATATTTGGATCATTTGCCGACAAAGGGAGACAAATTTGGATCTGCATTTCGAGACATTGAATTAGAAGAAAAAATGCTGGCTGCTGCTCAGAAATCTGGAATTGGAGCTCAGTTTGGTGGAAAGTATTTGGCTCATGATTTTAAAGTCATTCGTTTGCCACGACATGGTGCTTCTTGCCCAGTTGGACTCGGTGTGAGTTGTAGTGCAGATCGTAACATCAAAGCTAAAATTACAAAGGATGGAATCTATTTAGAAAAACTAGAATACGACCCAGCAAAATTTTTACCTACCATTGACGAGGTCGATTCTAGTACCGAATCAGTTCATATTGATTTAAACCAACCGATGCCTGAAATTTTGAAGGTTCTTTCAAAATATCCAGTTAAAACGCGTGTTATGTTGTCAGGTCGACTAGTTGTGGCACGTGATATTGCTCATGCGAAACTAAAGGAAAAGTTGGATAAGGGTGAACCTCTCCCTGAGTATTTTAAAAACCATCCGGTGTACTATGCAGGTCCTGCAAAAACTCCAGAGGGGATGCCATCAGGTTCCTTTGGTCCAACCACAGCAGGTCGTATGGATAGTTATGTTCCCGTGTTCCAAGAAAAAGGTTTTTCGATGATCACTCTTGCGAAAGGGAATCGTTCTAAAGTGGTGACCGATAGTTGCAAAAAAAATGGTGGGTTTTATCTCGGATCCATCGGTGGACCTGCGGCATTACTTGCAAAAGAAAACATCAAAAAAGTAGAAGTATTGGATTTTCCTGAACTGGGAATGGAAGCGGTTTGGTCCATTGACGTGGAAAATTTTCCTGCTTTCATCGTTGTTGATGATAAGGGAAATGATTTTTTCCAAATGTTAAATTAATTGTGAACGAATTCAATTGATACACTGGTCGGATTCAAACAAAATGAAAGTGGTTCAAACATTCAATTGGTTTCAATATGTTTTGATCTTACTTTTTTCCCTATCTCTTTTGTATGGATCCGATCTTTCATCAAAAATCGAATCAACCGAGTGTCCCAAAAATTATACATGTCTTACGACATTTATTTCACCTGGTTCTATTTTATATGCACGTGAATTAGATTTATCAGTGATTTGGAATGATCGTCCATCTGCTTTTGACCAAGTGACTGTTCTTGCTGATGGAAGTGGTAAAATATTTGAAGTAGAAGTGGCAGAAAAAGTTTTTTATTATCGTGTCCTTTGGAAAGGGAAAGAAATTTTGGTCAGTCGTTTTGATTTAGATTTGAGTAAAAGCCTTCGGACATTGGACATTCAAAAAATATCACTTTTAAAAGAACCCACACCGAATGGAAAGATCCTAGCCAACCTACCAAAAAATCTTGTTTTCGATGTGATCGAAAATACACATCCATTACCGAAAAAACTAGGGTATGTAAAAGTAAAATATGAGGATCAAGTTGGTTGGGTGAAACGAAGTTCACTCAGTGATGACGAGTTTGATATTCGTTTTTACCAAGTCAGTTTAGAAACTCTTGTAAAACCATATACATTTTTAGCAAGAGAAGACAATTTCAAAACAGAGTTAACGATTGTAGGTAAGGACTTTATTGTCACCTCTTGTAAGATAGGTGAGCTTGCATGTAATGTTACTTCCCGAATGGGAGAATCTAGTTTTGGAATGCCAGAAGAAGCTGTTTATTTTGATCTCAATCTGAGTGATGGAAAACAATATGTTTGTGAGATGCGAAGGGTCGACTTTGTGAGCGAATTACAAAGAGTCATCCTGGAGGAAATCACAGAAGAAGAATTGGATCCTTTTATCAATTGTGGTCCTAAGGAAGAAGAAACTGAACCAACAGAACCTGAAGAGTCAAACGAAACAGATTAATGTATTCACAACTTTTCCATCATACGAATATTATCCAACACTCTGAATTCTTAAATCTGTGATCGATTCTCAATGATCAGAATTCTAAGCATGATCATTTGGAATCAAATCAAAGAAAAACGATACAGATTTTACTCATCATTTTCTCCGGAATTTGGTATTTCCTCTTAAAAATAATTTGTATTTCGAATGTTTTATGATGATATTAATTGAAAGTTAATAAATTATTTCACGTATTACAGATGGAATACAGAATAAATGAGAAATCTAATCATCATTGTATTTTTACTTTCGAATTTAAATTTCTGTATGGTTCATCCACTTTGGAAGCCATATTTTTTCCCAGAACAAGATGAAAATTCTAAACTACTTAAGATTTTAACAGCAGCGTATCTTTTCAATTTACCTAAAATTTATACAATTTCAAAACTGAATGGAGTAGAAGGTGAAGTGTTAACTCTCCTCGGCTCTAATTTTTCAGAATATTCCACCGAAAATATGATCTATTTTTCAGGGAATGTACAAGCTGAGATTTTATCATCAACACAAAACACAATGGTGATAAAAGTACCATTTGGTGCGAAATCAGGACGGATACGAATTGCAAATGCGAATGGTATTAGCGATAGTTTTGATGAATTTATTGTATTTCGGTATTTTTTAACTTTTTCAGCAGGTTCGAACACAGAGACTTATGGTTTAAATTTGTTAACTGGAAACATTAGTGCCGTATCGGGATCTCCTTATGCATTGAATATTCCACTTGGAGCAAAATTTTCTATCGATGGAAAATTTGCTTTCTCTGGTGGATTTGGACAAACAACAATTCAAAGTTATTCTGTAAACCAACAAACAGGCGTTTTGTCCATGTTAAATTCATCTGCTGGAACGACAACAGTGGATCCAGTATTCTTTGTTTTTCATCCAAATGGGAGATTTCTTTATGTTTCGAGTTTCTCTGGAGCTAGTATAGCAGCATTTGAATTAAATACATTTACAGGAAATTTAAGTAAGATCGGAGATTTTAGCCAATCTTGTACTTGTTCACTTAATCACTTAGACATTACGCCAGATGGAAAATTTTTATATGTGAATGGAAATGGAGGATCAGAACCCATCATGGGATATTCAGTGAACCAAATCAATGGATCACTGGCAAATATTGCGGGTTCTCCTTTTAATACAGGGGTTCCAAATATGGAGGCACTTTTAATTGATTCAACTTCTACATACTTATATTCTGTTGTTCAGTCTTCTGTGATCATTGCTCGAAGGATAAATACTTTAGATGGTAGTTTAACATCTCTTTCAGGAAGTCCATTCACAGGAACAACAAATAACTTTCGAGCTGTTATGCATCCTTCTGGAAAGTTTTTGTATACTGTTAATATTTTAGGTGCGACATTAGGAAAACATAATATCAATACATCAGATGGAAGTTTAAGTTTACCATCAAATTTAGTATTTGGAGAAAATCTTCAGTTTGTTACCTTAGATCCCACTGGAAAATTTGGTTTTGTTAGCAATACTTCAAGTACAAATTTTTATATGTTTCAAGTAGACGAAACTACAGGTACGCCAACATTGCTGAATGGGGGAGTTGGGTATGCAACATCTGGTGCAAACAATACAGTTCCAGTTGCCTATAGAATTGAACAACGATAAACTTGTTTCTGATACTATTATTCTGTCTATAAAATCTTAATCATATGTGTAAAACAATCAAACATAAAGTAAAATTCAAAGCTTCTCCCGAAATTATCTACGAATACATTGCTGATTCAAAAAAGATGACTTCTCTAACAGGGGAAAAGGCAGTCATTGGCCAAAAAGTTGGTAGCCCTTTTTCAATTTTGAAAGGGAAGGTCAATGGGGTCATAGTGGATATATTACCATCCAGACGAATTGTGCAGGCGTGGCGTAGGTTAGATTTTCCCGAAGGAATTTTTTCTATGGCTTCTTTTACTCTTAGAGAAACTGCAGATGGAGGTACTGAACTCATTTTAACCCACCGAGGTGTTCCCAAGGAGCTAATTCCTGAAGTTGAACATGATTGGAAACGTAATTTTTGGGACAAAATTCACAAAGAGATTCAATCTAAAAAATCAATTCATAGATCCTAAAGAATGATTATTAGTTTAGGATAGATTCGTTACAATCAATTGATGTATCATTAGATTCATACCATCTCATCCGGTTTTACCCAAGTATCAAACTGTTCTGAAGTTAAAAATCCTAATCGAATCCCAGCTTCTTTTAAGGATCGGTTTTCGCGATATGCAAGTTTTGCAATTTTTGCTGCTTTGTCATAACCAAGGTATGGATTCAAAGCGGTGACTAACATCAGTGAGTTTTCTAAATTGGATTGTATTTTGGATTCATTTGCTTCAATTCCATCAACACAATGTTTGGCGAAAGATAGGCTTGCATCAGATAGAAGGCGAATCGAATTGAGGACATTGAAGATAATCAGTGGTTTGAATACATTGAGTTCAAAATTTCCAGAAGCACCTCCTATGTTAACAGCGACATCATTTCCAATGACTTGAGCACAAACCATTGTGAGCGCCTCTGACTGTGTAGGATTCACCTTCCCTGGCATGATGGAAGATCCTGGTTCATTTTCGGGAATTTTAATTTCACCAATCCCTGACCTTGGTCCTGAAGACAACCAACGTATGTCGTTTGCAATTTTCATTAGAGATGTTGCGATGGTTTTTAGAATTCCGCTCAATTCCACTAACGAGTCGTTGGCGGCAAGTGCTTCAAATTTATTAGGAGCTGATGCAAAAGGAATTCCTGTTTCTTTAGCCAAGGCATTTGCCATTTTGGAAGGGAAGTTTGGATGAGTATTCAGGCCGGTTCCCACAGCAGTCCCACCGAGAGCAATTCTATAAAGAGAAGGTAATACACGGTGGATACGTTCTAAACTATAAGTCAATTGTTGTGTATACCCAGAAAATTCCTGCCCTAACGTGAGTGGGGTTGCATCTTGTAAATGAGTCCTTCCTATTTTAATGATGTGTTGGAATTTTTCAGATTTTTCTTTGAGTTTCGATTCTAAGAATTTTAGATTTGGTACAAGGTGATGGATCATCATTTCTGCAGAAGCAATGTGCATGGCAGTTGGAAAAACATCATTGGAACTTTGCCCTTTGTTCACATCATCATTGGGATGGATGGGTGATTTGGAGCCAAGTGGACTTCCAAACATTTCATTCGCACGATTCGCAATCACTTCATTGGCATTCATATTGGTTTGTGTCCCAGAGCCAGTTTGCCACACAGAAAGGGGAAAATGATCATCTAACAATCCTTCAATGACTTCGGATGCAGCTTTTACAATTAAATTTGATTTTGATTCCTCCAAAAGTCCAAGTTCAGAATTAATGATCGCAGCGTGTTTTTTAACAAGTCCCAAAGCACGGATCATCTCTCTCGGAAATTTGTCTTGTCCAATTGGAAAGTATTGAAGGGAACGTTCTGTTTGGGCTCCCCAATACCGAGAATTCGTGACTGCGATTTCTCCCATAGAGTCGGTTTCCATACGAGTATTTGTTGGTTCCATACAGAGATTCCTTGATTCGAGTTTTTACAATTAGACATAGAGAAGATATTGATGAGATGAGGATGAAAAGTTTAAATCAAAAAGGAGAACCTTTCTCAGCAGAACTTCCACTGAGAAAAGTATGTTTGTTACTTAGCTCGGTTGGTAAAAAGCTAAATAAGCAGCAAAAAGTCCCATAATTGGGAATACAAACCAAAGGATTTTTGCATATTTCGCATTTTTATAGGCTAGGGTAAGTAGACCACCAAACGCAAGCCAGATGACTATCTTTAAGATGATCCAAACTGGGAGAGCTGAGTGAGAAATATCCCGAAATTTCATAAGTCCAAAACCTGCAACTAGTAATAAAAGTAAACCAACTCCGTGAGAGATAGCAACAATGGCTTTGAATTTGTTATCTGATTTTTTTCCACCATTGATGGAATAAAGGGTTACTCCACCTAATGACAAAAATAAAAGAAACATTCCGAAAATATGAATAAGTTTGTACGCCTCGTATGACACAAATGACTCCTTGTAACTCTCACAATTCTTTCATACTCTAGTTTTCCTTGCGAGATTTTTCTAAGTTCTCGTGAAAGAAAAAGAACTAGGAATTCCTAGTGGCAAACAGATAAATTGGAAGTTATGGAGCCAGATCCAAACTCTCATCCACAGATACCACCCACAGGAAAAACATTACTACTTTTACGTGGCATTCCTGGTTCTGGGAAAACCACTCTCGCTAAACAAATTGCTGAATCAAGTGGGGCACCGATCTTTTCTATTGATTCCTACTTTGAGAATGAAAAGGGCGAATACCATTTTGATTATACCAAAAACCATTTGGCTTACAAAGAATGTGAATCCAAAACAAAAGATGCTTTGGAAGAAGGAAATCCCTTTGTCATAGTCGATCACACATTCACGTTAGAGTGGGAAATGAAACCTTACGAAGATTTGGCGAAACGATATGGGTATAGATTGTCTGTTGTTACAGTCGAAAATCGGCATGGCGGAAAGAACAACCATCAAATTCCTGAGGAACAAATCGAGAAGATGAAAGCTAAGTATAAGGTAGTTTTA
The sequence above is a segment of the Leptospira levettii genome. Coding sequences within it:
- a CDS encoding efflux RND transporter permease subunit, with product MGFIPFSLKNSPIVLFCFLMISVFGIYSVTHLKIDAYPDVSDTEVIVITKFDGRASSEVEKLVTIPLERALTGIPGLTTTRSQSIFGLSVIRLTFKDHTDEYFARNQVNERLKSIQLPEGTEVPELGPLTSPVGEILRYAVEGDGLPTMELRSIQDWELAPRIQQIQGVADVITFGGDIKEYQIEINPINQDKYNVFLRDLVLAIEENNANTGGNIFKHGNQAIPVRALGAIENEKDIENIIVTEKKDVPIYVKDIGKVRVIPHPPKGILGYRLQSGTETNSGVQGIIMMRKGENPSEVLRLVKEKLSSLDGFLKNKGVRIRILYDRAELVSNTLKTVVRTMMEGITIVMIVLIFLLGNYRVALAVAVTIPFSLLFSFCLMNLIEIPANLLSLGAIDFGIIVDSSIVIIEGIITTIAITSVSKKKLPLDEIILRSSDHTEKEVFFSIVVILCAYLPIFLFERVEGKLFKPMAFGLAFTLIGALLFSLTVLPVIFSKFFQDENRRQTKEFFLLSQARFYFVQLLHFLLDHSKKLVIRTYVVVIVLVFLVFMGLGTEFLPELDEGAINFRCKLPTGIHLDKTANVANLLRDAVSEFPEVKVVITQSGRNDDGTDPFGPNRIEGLITLEDYSKWKTVHSKAEMLEVLKERFEKLVPGAKFSFSQPILDNVAEAVTGSAADLSVQISGRDVAVLWQKANEIESALEKLEGVSAIGIEQEGPNTELSIAIDREAAARAGINFSDIQDITEMAIGGKEISKLYLDNHIYNITVRYPEEYRTSVNSIGNINIKSKYESKYPLSSVARLELKEMPAKIARKNGNRMVSVWINIEGRDQGGFVNEAKKIVTKQIKLPADVEIDWGGQFENLTRASKRLMVAVPLTFVIILFILYLMFHNISDSLLVMSSIPVAALGGLFFLFLRGMHFNVSSGVGLISLFGISIMGGVLFVSNFNHAKENREIKNESDLKELISHVSEIQFRPRFLTLTTAIIGLLPAMLTNEIGSDIQRPMATVIVGGLLFTLIIGNFTIPLLCYLSEQRKLLHAKN
- a CDS encoding TolC family protein gives rise to the protein MRKINFYQIKRRLLQLLIVSVICYPLYANDKLKKEFSFDQAIQYALANNKQVTIAKFEIEFTKADRITAGLRPNPFLNIVADVLPFNPTSKQFDPNRNQYGVSLGFVIETANKREERINVANKRLKMDELVFLETLRKISIATGNLFIATLAARERYLLAEENYKNLVNIVEINRIRFKKEDISKLELLRSEVAQDQYAVARVSAQVEYIKLKNELIVFLGLNPSEIDIVLSGNLDSLKLLPQIDANQLLKLATEGRPDYLALVNAEDIALANMKLQRANAVPNFSILFDSLVQQNQYMYGMSANLELPVFSRNQGEIAKSESARKQAAIFREELYLNLAKEMAITEEEIKVRFEALEQMRQISLLKSQQAVKIVELAYKGGGSTLLEFLDTTRSYNETKLKYIDALVEYEKALLNLKYITGFDYEPN
- a CDS encoding DUF3703 domain-containing protein, encoding MKLNVRMPNNFKIAYQKEIQNYKDSLSQNNDLAAWRFLERAHIIGQYFPVPHTGSHFRMFLFGIRKGDLKEVYGQFIRMVFGWIGSLFNRIPVGNTGSASVPIFAPMPIPDDLRSLLQNADTEAKGLSGFKE
- a CDS encoding class I SAM-dependent methyltransferase, translated to MEQSVFEHMAKQYDTNDRIQLAKQILGKLEPFLHNTIESSLLDFGCGTGLLGIPLCSHYKQVILCDDSPSMLEVSNFKIKSQGIKNAHTMFPSDLVLDKTLFVDNILMSLVLLHIPDTQSILKILYDHLNPNGKLFIVDFCKNEKVSHPKIHSGFLLGELESILKTIGYQTVNSKVILEEKKVFMNEDASLFLLIAEK
- a CDS encoding LA_2444/LA_4059 family outer membrane protein; this encodes MKQNLIYLFLVSVSSMVFAEGREMEPSLQEGKNKKSEWSLLLKRQTYQYLPYEYTSLTDKNESIVPTRSSTTLKENGKVLIPFVFSYENVEKRFKVDLSYFEIEIVNANTLLFQQSAQGGNLSRFYLSPMARSEFELNLYQTFLPAKDWKLYLGGGVRNINRYLYGNYLGQGTFKEYFFTYGPQASVQSVYQLSQDLALHLTMDVFYTQGTRFFKQPNLMEDRFQYSLSTAGTEGIFRGYEWDGSLSYSFHSNMKFFVGYNMIVSKFSYLDYNEVQFSRTTANIGSQNPSVIGDWEMNVPKKSENFDRLRGMYLGMMVNF
- a CDS encoding fumarate hydratase, with amino-acid sequence MPDFFYADPFPLKEDTTEYKLLTKDFVSTVPFGDKEILKVEPEGLTFLAEKAMEDVSFYLRTAHLEKVRKILDDPEATPNDRFVAMALLKNAVIAADKQLPSCQDTGTGIVMAKKGEYVITGGDDAEALSRGIYNTYVNRNLRYSQVVPLTMYEEVNSGSNLPAQIDIYSTPGDKYSFLFLAKGGGSANKTYLFQETKALLNPTSLEKFIADKVSNLGTAACPPYHIAVVIGGTSAEANLKTVKLASAGYLDHLPTKGDKFGSAFRDIELEEKMLAAAQKSGIGAQFGGKYLAHDFKVIRLPRHGASCPVGLGVSCSADRNIKAKITKDGIYLEKLEYDPAKFLPTIDEVDSSTESVHIDLNQPMPEILKVLSKYPVKTRVMLSGRLVVARDIAHAKLKEKLDKGEPLPEYFKNHPVYYAGPAKTPEGMPSGSFGPTTAGRMDSYVPVFQEKGFSMITLAKGNRSKVVTDSCKKNGGFYLGSIGGPAALLAKENIKKVEVLDFPELGMEAVWSIDVENFPAFIVVDDKGNDFFQMLN